The following nucleotide sequence is from Verrucomicrobiota bacterium.
GCAGTTTGTTGTTTGCGTCCACGAGGTGGAGTTCCGTCCGCGCGCGGGAGGACTGCCGATACGTCGCAGAATTCACGATGAGCCGGTGCATGTGCTTGAGCGACCAACCGCTGCCCATGAACTCCGTGGCGAGCCAGTCGAGCAGCTCGGGATGCGTCGGCGGCGTGCCTTGCGTGCCGAAGTCGTTCTCGGTCTCGACGATGCCCTTGCCGAAATACTGCTGCCACATGCGGTTCACGATGACGCGCGCGGTGAGCGGGTTCTCCGGGGCCACGAGCCAGCGGGCGAATTCGAGCCGGTTCGTCGAACCGCCCGCGCTGGGTGTGAACGGATGCAGCACCACCGGCACCGTCGGCGTCACTTCGCCGCCGTCGCGCGTGAAGTCGCCCTTGATGAAGAGATACGAGCGCCTCGGTTTCTCGCGTTCGCGCATCACCATCGTCGAGTTCAGGGCGGGCCGCGCGGCGCGCAGCCGCTTGATTTGTGTCTGGTGCGGCCGGTTTTCGGGCGCGGTCTCGATGTAAGCCGCCAGCACGAGTTGCTTCTGCGCGAGCGTGCGTTCGGGGAATTGCGTGTCGAACGTGGTGCGCACTTCCTGCGAGAGCTTCTGGCGCTCCTCCGGCGTCAAGCTGCGCTCCCACTTGAGCGACTTCTCGAAGATGTCCGGTTCCTTGTCCGGCAGGCCGTGGATGTAGGCGGCAACTTTCGCATCCGTCTCGGCGGCGGCCTTCGTCTCGGCGGCGGTCGCGAGCGGCAGCGTCGGTTCGTCGGCGTTGTTGAAGAAGGCGAACATGCCGTAGTAGTCGCGCTGGGTCAGCGGGTCGAACTTGTGGTCGTGGCATTGCGCGCAACCGAGCGTGAGCCCGAGCCACGCCGTCGCGGTCGTGTTTACGCGGTCGATCACCGACTCGATGCGGAACTGTTCGAGGTCAATGCCGCCCTCCTGGTTGATCTGCGTGTTGCGGTGGAAGCCCGTGGCGACCTTTTGATCGAGCGTCGGGTCCGGCAGCATGTCGCCGGCAAGCTGATCGAGCGTGAACTGGTCGAACGGCAGGTCGCGGTTCATCGCGTTCACGACCCAGTCGCGGTAGGCCCAGATCTGCCGCGGCGCGTCGATCGAGTAGCCGTTCGAGTCCGCGTAGCGCGCGGCGTCGAGCCACCAGCGTCCCCACCGCTCGCCGTAGTGCGGGGACTTGAGCAACCGCTCCACGAGTTGCTCGTCGGCACCGGGCGAGGCGTCGTTCACGAACGCATCCACTTCGGCGGGCGCCGGCGGCAGCCCGAGCAAGTCGAGTGAGAGCCGGCGAATGAGCGTGACGCGGTCGGCCGCGGGCGAGGGCGAGAGCTTCTCGCGTTCCAGCCGCGCGAGAATGAAGTTGTCGATGGGATTGCGGATCTCCCACGGGGAACCCTGACCCTTGAACTTTGAACTTTGAACCGTCGGCACCGCCGGCCGTGCAGGCTTGGTGAACGCCCAGTGAGTTGACTTGTCGGGCCGTTCGTTCGCCGGCGCCTTGGCGCCCTCGTCAATCCACCGCTTCAGCAGCGCGATCTTCGCGGGGGCGAGCGGCGGCTTCTTGTAGGGCATCCGCGACAGTTCCGGGTGCGCGCCCTC
It contains:
- a CDS encoding DUF1553 domain-containing protein, coding for MHRHLHLVLLIVPALGQAAPPVDYAADIKPLLATHCYQCHAATQQKGGLRLDTAIAALKGGSHGPGLKAGSSRESLLIKAIEGAHPELSRMPYKKPPLAPAKIALLKRWIDEGAKAPANERPDKSTHWAFTKPARPAVPTVQSSKFKGQGSPWEIRNPIDNFILARLEREKLSPSPAADRVTLIRRLSLDLLGLPPAPAEVDAFVNDASPGADEQLVERLLKSPHYGERWGRWWLDAARYADSNGYSIDAPRQIWAYRDWVVNAMNRDLPFDQFTLDQLAGDMLPDPTLDQKVATGFHRNTQINQEGGIDLEQFRIESVIDRVNTTATAWLGLTLGCAQCHDHKFDPLTQRDYYGMFAFFNNADEPTLPLATAAETKAAAETDAKVAAYIHGLPDKEPDIFEKSLKWERSLTPEERQKLSQEVRTTFDTQFPERTLAQKQLVLAAYIETAPENRPHQTQIKRLRAARPALNSTMVMREREKPRRSYLFIKGDFTRDGGEVTPTVPVVLHPFTPSAGGSTNRLEFARWLVAPENPLTARVIVNRMWQQYFGKGIVETENDFGTQGTPPTHPELLDWLATEFMGSGWSLKHMHRLIVNSATYRQSSRARTELHLVDANNKLLARQNRLRLDAEIVRDVCLSAGGLLSPKMGGPGVHPPIPDGVMSLGQVKRAWDTATGDDRHRRGLYTFYFRATPYPAMNVFDSPDAYSTCTRRIRSNTPLQALTLLNDAAFYEFAQALAARVLKETASDAARLETAFRLCLARKPSATERARLDDLLNRQLAAESGGNVRLAAWTTVARVLLNLDETITRE